The DNA sequence CTCCGGTTCACCTTCACCCTTATTATAGAAAGAGTTTCGGCTATAAAATCGGAGATTTTCCCGTTGCCGAGAGGTTTTATTCCATGGAGATTTCCCTCCCCGTATATGTGGGGCTCTCCGAGTCGGACCAGGGGTTGGTTATGAGGAAAATCGAGGATATGTTGAAAAATCCGTAGCAACGGTTCGACTGCTGGTATAATGATAAAGTGGTTTTCTTAAGGCTTGCGGGCCTTTTCAAAGATCGAAAGAGGTGTCTCATGGAGAAGATCGTGCTCGACGGGGTCCCCTTGACCCTAGATGAAGATGGCAACGTTCAGGTTTACGAGAGAATATCGTCTATTTTAACCGATCAAAACCGGGTGATAGCCTCCGTGGCCGTGGATGGCGTGGAGATGTCTCCCGAGGCCTTCGTCTCTCTCGAGGGGGGAACCTCGGTGGAGTTCGTCTCCATGGACGTGAGAGAGCTGGTCGTCCAGACGTTGGGAACCGCCGGAGAATACGTCGTCAACGTTCGAAAAGGTGCCCTTTCCGTGGCGGATTTGTTGGAATCTGAGAAGGTCGAACAGGCCATGAATCTGTCGGTTCAGGTCATGGAGGGGATGGATTGGCTGCTTACCGCCGTCGGCAGGTGTACGTCTCTTCTCGGCTGCACCCCCGACGAGGGTATCTTCGGAGATTTTCAGGATGCCCGTCAGAAGGTGGCTGAAAAGATGGAGTCGGTGGTCGATTCCTTCGAGGCCGGTAAGTTGTTTGCTCCTGCCTTTGTGTTCAGAGAGGAAATACCTCCTCTAATCGACGTAGTACAAAACACTATCGCCGCGTTGGAGGGACAGGTTACGGGACGCAGACAGTGATATAGGCGTTTTTACCGTGGACTTGTCCTGAAGGACGGGGTAGAATTCTTACGCAACGAGAGAGATGTAATAGCTTTGAGGAGGTTTTTTTATGGGTATGGTTAAGTCTGTCAGGTTGGTAGCTCTTGGAGTTCTTTTCGCTTTGGTCTTTTCTTCCGTCGCTATAGCGGCAGAGAAGATCGGGGTGATCGAGCCTCAGAAAATTCTTTTTCAGCATCCCAAGTTCGAGCAGGTAACTAAGAGAGTACAGGCCGTTCTGGATTCCAAGCAGAACGAGGCCAAGTCCGCTATAGAGAAGGCCTCGGACAACAAGAAAAAGGCCGAGATCTACGCTACCAAGAAGCAGGAGGCCGCCATCGAGGAGCAGAAGCTCATGGCTCCTCTCTTCAAGGAGATCAACCTCGCCATAAGGACTGTGGCCAAGGCCAAGGGCATAACCGTCGTTTTGGACAAGGCGCAGGTTTTCTACGGCGGTGTGGACCTCACCGAGGACGTCATCCAGCAGCTCAAGAAGATGAACCTTTCCCAGTGATAGAGGGGATGGATTTTTCGGGGCCCCCCCGTTCGGCGGGGCCTTTTCGTCGTCTGTTGGTAACGGATCTGGACGGAACGCTACTGGACGGCAAGGGCAGTATGTCTTCCACCACCGTTTTGGCCTTGGAAAGGCTGAGGTCCGACGGTTGGGATATCTCCGTGGCCAGCGGAAGGATTCTCGGTTCCGCCTTGCCACATATCCTGGCGGTCGGGGCGGAGCTCCCGTCGATTCTATACGATGGGGCCAGGATAATGGATAGACGAGGCCAGGTG is a window from the Dethiosulfovibrio russensis genome containing:
- a CDS encoding OmpH family outer membrane protein, which translates into the protein MGMVKSVRLVALGVLFALVFSSVAIAAEKIGVIEPQKILFQHPKFEQVTKRVQAVLDSKQNEAKSAIEKASDNKKKAEIYATKKQEAAIEEQKLMAPLFKEINLAIRTVAKAKGITVVLDKAQVFYGGVDLTEDVIQQLKKMNLSQ